CTTAGCTTCGGCAAACGCGGCATGTGGAAGGGAGCTTGCTCGCGATTCGAGACCCTGCACACAGAATATGCGTTGAATGCACCGACCTCATCGCGAGCAAGCTCCCCCACAGTTATCGCTTACAAGCTTCGTTGCCAGGCTGACGTCCGATGAGCAACGCCAGGCCACGATGGTGAAACCTCAAGCGTCTTCAAGTTCCGGCCAGATCGGTGCCCAGCCGCGACGCTGTGCATCGATGATCGCGCGGCACAGCGGGCAAAGTCGCTCGTCCTGATAAATGCCTTGCTCTACCACCGACCAGCGAGGCTGTGCCGGCAGCAGCGAACCACACAGTGTGCGGTCAGCAGAACCCGCCAGCTCCAGCTGACGTGCGACGAGGTGGACGCGGATTTCCTGGCACGCAAACAGGTCGAGCTGTTCATCAGGCTCGATCAATTGATAGGCAAAAAGGGACCAGGCAAGGCGGCGGGGCATGAGGGGCTCCAGAGCGGGGGCGCCACATTAGCCGAAACCCTGCGTGCGGAAAAGCCTCGCAGCCCTTTAAAGCAAAGGTTTTAAACTGGGCCAGACGTTTTCCAGCAACCGGCCTTGAGCGTTGGCGGCAGGATGCAAACCGTCAGCCTGCGTGAACTCCGGCACACCGCCGACGCCTTCAAGCATGAATGGCACCAGCGCCACCTTTTTCTCGGTCGCCAGATTGCTGTAAACCTCTTTGAACGCTGTGGTGTAACGCGGCCCGTAATTGGGGGGAATCTGCATCCCCAACAGCAGGACTTTGGCGCCGGCTGCACGAGAGCTGTCGATCATCGCTGAAAGGTTCTGTTGCAATTGAGCCGGAGGCTGACCGCGCAGACCGTCATTGCCACCCAACTCCAGCACCACCAGGTCCGGCTTGTGCTCTGCAAGCAGCGCCGGCAGCCGCGCCTGCCCACCTGCACTGGTGTCGCCGCTGACTGAAGCGTTCACCACTTTGTCCTTGAAACCTTCCTTCGCCAGCCGCTGTTCCAGCAAACTGACCCACCCTAACCGGGTATCCAGCCCGAAAGCTGCGCTGATACTATCCCCAACGATCAACACCGTGCCCGCCATTGCCCCTTGAGACACCAGCAACAACCCCAGGCCAGCACTTAAAAACCACGCACGCATCGGATTCTCCATGAGCGAAAGTATTCTCAGTGCGCAGAACCTCAGCAAAGTGGTCCCCAGCACCGAAGGTGACCTGACCATCCTGCACGAACTCTCCCTGGAACTAAACAAGGGCGACACGCTGGCCATCGTCGGCGCGTCCGGTTCGGGTAAATCCACCCTCCTTGGCCTTCTGGCCGGTCTCGACCTGCCGAGCGCAGGCTCGGTAACCCTCGCCGGACGCAATCTCAGCGACCTGGACGAGGACCAGCGCGCGCGGGTTCGCGCCGAGCACGTAGGGTTTGTGTTCCAGTCATTCCAGTTGCTCGACAGCCTGAACGCGCTGGAAAACGTCATGCTGCCGATGGAACTGGAGGGCCGCAAGGACGCGCGCGAACAAGCGCGCGGATTGCTTGAACGCGTCGGCCTCGGGCAACGCCTGACCCACACCCCGCGCCAGCTTTCAGGCGGTGAGCAGCAACGTGTCGCCATCGCCCGCGCGTTTGCCGCCGACCCCAGCGTACTGTTTGCCGATGAACCCACCGGCAACCTGGACAGCCACACCGGCGAGCGCATCAGCGACCTGCTGTTCGAGCTCAATAAAGAGCGCAACACCACGCTGGTGCTGGTGACACACGACGAACGCCTGGCGCATCGCTGCCGGCGCCTGATACGTCTTGAAGGTGGCCGTCTGGTCGCCCCTCTGGAGCCTTGATGGCCCGTCTGCCTTTTATGCGCCTGCTCAGCCTCGCCTCTCGCCAACTGCTGCGCGACGCACGCGCAGGCGAATTGCGCGTGCTGTTTTTTGCCTTGGTGGTAGCAGTCGCTGCCAGCACCGCCATCGGTTATTTCGGGGCCCGACTCAACAGCGCCATGACATTGCGCGCCACCGAGTTTCTGGGCGCCGACCTGGTGCTGGGCGGTTCCAGCCCGGCGACTCCGGAGCAGATAGAGGCCGGCACCGCGCTGAAACTGGATCACTCACAGACCGTGGTGTTTTCCAGTGTTGTCGCCACCGATGCAGGTATTCAGCTGGCCAGCGTCAAAGCCGTTGACGCTGCCTATCCGCTGCGCGGCGAGCTGAAGAGCGCGCCCGCACCGTACGAGCCCGAAACCACTGGCGGCGAGCCGCAACCCGGGGAGGCCTGGGCCGAAGCACGGGTGCTGGTGGCACTGAACATCAAGGTCGGTGACAGCATCGACGTCGGTTCAAAGACCTTGAAGCTGAGCCGCGTATTGACCTACGAGCCCGACCGGGCAGGCAACTTTTACAGCCTGACGCCACGGGTGATGATCAACCTCGCCGACCTTAAGGCGACCAACGTGGTGCAACCGGGCAGCCGGGTCAGTTATCGGGAAATGTGGCGCGGCACGCCTGAAGCGCTGGCGGCGTATCGCAAGACAATCGAACCGGGGCTTGCCCCCAATCAAAAGATCGACGACGCACGTGACGGCAACCAACAGATCGGCGGCGCCTTGGGCAAGGCCGAGCGCTACCTGAACATGGCGAGCCTTGTGGCGGTCCTGCTGGCCGGCGTTGCCGTGGCGCTGTCGGCCGCACGCTTTGCCGTGCGCCGTTTCGACGCCAGCGCCCTGCTCCGCTGCCTGGGCCTGTCGCGCAACGAGGCGCTGGTCTTGTTCAGTCTGCAATTGGCGATGCTCGGCGTGGTTGCCAGCCTGACCGGCGCGTTCATCGGCTGGCTCGCGCAACTGGGGCTGTTTTACCTGCTTGAAAACCTGCTGCCTGCCGCAGTGCCGCCCGGCGGACTGTTACCCGCGCTGGCGGGGATCTGCACCGGCCTTGTAGCACTTGCCGGGTTTGCACTGCCGCCACTGGCAGCCTTGGGCCGCGTACCTCCATTGCGCGTACTGCGTCGCGATATGCTGCCGATTCCGGCCAGCACCTGGCTGGTCTACGGCGCGGCGCTGTTTGCTCTCGGTCTGATCATGTGGCGCCTGAGCCTGGACCTGGTGCTGACGTTCGCCTTACTCGGCGGCGGCATGATCGCTGCGCTGGTGCTGGGCGGTATATTGCTGCTGGCACTCAAGAGCCTGCGTCGACTGCTCGCCAATGCCTCGCTGCCTTGGCGTCTGGGGTTGGGTCAATTGCTGCGCCACCCGCTGGCGGCCGCCGGTCAATCACTGGCCTTCGGCTTGATTCTGCTGTCGATGGGTCTTATCGCCCTGCTGCGCGGCGAGCTGCTCGACACCTGGCAGAACCAGCTGCCCAAAGATGCGCCCAATTACTTCGCGCTGAATATCCTGCCCAACGACAAGGATCATTTCGCAGAGCGCATAAGCAGTCTGTCGACCCATAGCGCGCCACTCTATCCGATGATTCCAGGCCGACTGATGAGCATCAACGGCGCGCCGGTGAGCCAGTTCGTGACCAAGGATTCGCGCGGCGAAAATGCCACCCAGCGCGACCTCAACCTGACGTGGGCGGCAACGCTGCCAGAAGGCAACACCATCACCGAGGGTCAGTGGTGGAACGGCGATCAGTTGCCTGCCACGGACGCTGTGCCCGGGGTTTCGGTAGAAACCAAGCTGGCCAAGAGCCTGAACATGAAGCTGGGTGACACGCTGAGCTTCGTGATTGGCGGGCTGACCCGCGAGGTGAAAGTCACCAGCCTGCGCGACATCAACTGGGACACGTTCCAGCCCAACTTCTTCATGATCTTCCAGCCCGGTACGCTCAAGGACGTGCCCGCCACTTACCTCACCAGCTTTTACCTGGCGCCAGGCAACGACAAGCAGATTGTCGAACTGTCCCGCGCCTTTCCCGCCGTCACCATCCTGCAAGTCGAGGCGCTGCTGGAACAACTGCGCAGCATTCTTGATCAAGTAACGCTGGCGGTGCAGTACGTGCTGCTGTTCGTACTTGCGGCGGGCATGGCGGTGCTGTTTTCGGGGCTTCAATCGACCCTTGATGAAAGGATTCGTCAGGGCGCGTTGCTCAGGGCACTGGGCGCAAACCGCGCACTGCTGACCAAGGCACGACGCATCGAGTTCGGCTTGTTGGGTGCGGTCAGCGGTGTGTTGGCGGCGCTGGGGTGCGAGCTGGTGAGTTTTGCGCTCTACAGGTTCGCGTTCAACCTGCAATGGCAGCCGCATGTGTGGCTGTTGCTGCTGCCCGTCATCGGCGCGCTGCTGGTAGGCGGTGCCGGTGTGTTTGGCACGCGACGCGCATTGAACGCAAGCCCGCTGGCGGTGCTGCGCGAAGGTTGACGGGCGCTATCGCGAGTCAGCCCCTTCCCACTGTTTTTGAAGCGCTACACACCCTGTGGGAGGGAGCTTGCTCGCGATGCTCTTGATACTGCTCAAATGCCCTTGAAGGCGCGAGCCACCCCAGTACGCCGATACGCTTTTAGCCGGGATAGTTGATTTCATTGATCCACCACAACGCCTCACCTGAAGGCGTTTGCACCGTGAACTCATCGCCGACCTCTTTCTTGAGCAGCGCGCGGGCCATGGGTGAGTCGATGGAGATGTAGTCCATGCGGCCGTAGATTTCGTCATACCCCACCACCCGAAATTTTTTCATCTCGCCAGCTTCGTTCTCGATTTCGACCCACGCGCCGAAGTACACCTTGCCCTCCTGCTCAGGGGCGTAGTCGACGACGCGCATGTCCTCCAGACGCTTGCGCAGATAGCGCACGCGTCGGTCGATTTCACGGAGCAGTTTTTTGTTGTACTGATAATCGGCGTTCTCGCTACGGTCGCCCAAGGAGGCCGCCCACGCGACTTTCTGAGTGATTTCCGGCCGGTACACGCGCCACAGGTGATCAAGCTCCTGCTTCAGCGCTTCATGCCCTGCGCGAGTGATAATTTTGGTGTTCACGTGCGTGCGTCTCCGAACCCAGGCTGACCGCTGTTGAGGGTGTGCGGCGTAGCGTAACAGCGCCATCCCCTCTCAACGCGCACTAATGTGCCTCATCGGTGCTGATCGCTTGTTTCCCGGCGGTGTCCGTAGTATCAACCGGGCTCCATACTCACCGACCTTCAATAAGGATTGAGATGTTCGAATTCATTTACCTCGCGGTACTCATCGGCATCGGCGGGACGGCATTGCTGGACCTTTGGGCGCTACTGCTCAAAGCCACACTGGGTTTGCCGACCCCGCCCTGGCATCTGGTCGGACGCTGGTTCGCCGGTTTGCCCAAGGGCCAGTTGGTGCGACGCGAAGGCATTGGCAATGTCCCGGCGGTCAACAATGAACTGGCCATTGGCTGGGCTGGCCACTACCTGGTCGGCATCGTCTTCGCCGCTGTGCTGCTGGTCATCTGGGGCGTGCAATGGGCCCACGCGCCGAGCTTTCTGCCGGCGCTGGTGGTCGGTCTGGTCACAGTGGGCGCCGGCTGGTTTATTTTGCAGCCGGGAATGGGCGTCGGCGTGGCGTGCAACAAAGCGCCGAACCCGCCTGTGGCGCGGCTGCAAAACGTCATCGGCCATGTGGTTTTTGCCATTGGCATGTACGGGGCAGCGTTGGTGGTTGGCTGAGGCGAATCCGATTGAGTTGAACCTCTGCCGCCCATCGGGGCTCTGAAAACTTCACTTAAGGAGAAACCCATGACCCAGACAGCATTGGTCGTCGGTGCCAGCGGCATTGTCGGCAGCGCCATTACTCAACTACTCCTCGACAATCACTGGCAGGTTGCAGCGCTGTCGCGGCAGCCGTCGACGATACCTGGCGTGATCCCGGTGGCCGCTGACCTTCAGAACCCAGCGTCGTTAAACCAGGCGCTGGCAGATTTGAAGCCCACCCATATATTCATCACAACGTGGTCGCGACAGGCCACCGAAGCCGAAAACATTCGGGTCAACGCGGCGATGGTGCGTAACGTCCTCGACGCCGTTCGCCCGGCCGGCAGTGTTGAGCACGTGGCTTTGGTCACGGGTTTGAAACACTACCTCGGCCCGTTCGAGTCCTACGGCAAAGGCACTCTGCCGCAGACGCCGTTCCGCGAAGAGCAAGGCCGCCTGGACATCGAAAACTTCTACTACGCCCAAGAAGACGAAGTGTTTGCCGCAGCAGCCAAAGACGGCTTTACCTGGAGCGTCCACCGGCCACACACCGTCACTGGCGTGGCCGTGGGCAATGCGATGAACATGGCAACCACCCTCGCCGTCTATGCAACGATCTGCAAAGCGACTTCGCGCCCGTTCGTGTTTCCCGGCTCTCGCGTGCAATGGGACAGCCTCACGGACATGACAGACGCACGCCAACTGGCCAAACAGCAGTTGTGGGCAGCCACGACGCCGGCCGCCGCCAACCAGGCGTTCAACATCACCAATGGCGACGTGTTTCGCTGGAGCTGGATGTGGGGGCAGATCGCAGAATATTTCGGCCTGCAACCGGCTGCGTTTCCCCAAGCCCATTCGCCTCTGGAAACACAGATGGCTGACGATCAGGCCGTCTGGACCAAAATCGTTGCCGAGCATGGCCTGAAAGAGTCGGACATCAGCCGATTGATCTCGCCTTGGCACTCCGATGCCGACCTCGGTCGCCCGATCGAGGTGGTCACAGACATGTCGAAAAGCCGCGCCATGGGCTTTAGCGCCTTCCAGGCCAGTGATCAGGCATTCTTCGACGTGTTCGAGAAACTGCGCGCCGAGCGTCTGATTCCATGACGCGCGCCCCCGCGTAGCCGACATGGCTGCGTGGGGGAACGTTGCTGGCGAGCAAGCTCCCTCCCACCGCTTCCCAAATCATCCCGACACCAGCGTGCCAGGACACTCAGTGCACCTAGACTTTCAGCGCCGCAAGAATCATCGTGGTCAGCTCGTCAGGGCTGTAAGGCTTGCTCAGCAGGAAGGTGGTGCTGCCCAGTTCATGTGTGCGCGCCAACACGTCGCGGGTATGCCCTGAGGTGAACAGCACGGGAATTTGCGGCGACTGCTGCCGTGCCCAAATGGCCAGATCGGCGCTTTTGACCTGCCCCGGCATCACCACGTCGGTAAAGATAAGGTCGATCATGACGCCGCTGCGCAGGATGGCGATGGCATCGTCACCGTCGGCGGCCATCAGGGTGTTGTAGCCGGCCTGCTGCAATAACTCGACCGATGTAGCACGCACGTCTGCGTCATCCTCGACCACCAGAATGGTCTCGTGTCCTCCCGCAATGCCCACCATCTGGTTCGGGGTGTCCTGCATCTCCGGCTCAAGGCTGCGCGGGAAATACATGCGCACCCTCGTGCCTGAGTCCACGGTGCTGATGATTTCAGTGTGCCCACCGCTTTGTTTCACGAAGCCGAACACCATGCTCAGGCCCAGCCCGGTGCCGTGGCCGTCCGGTTTGGTGGTGAAGAACGGCTCGAAGGCACGCGCTGCGGTCTCAGGGGACATCCCACCGCCGGTGTCGGCGACCACCAGCAATACATACTCGCCGGGGCTGAGTTCCTTGCCGGCACATGCCTCCTGATCGAGCACCACGTTCTGTGCGCTGACGGTAATGTGGCCTTCGCCTTTCATGGCGTCGCGGGCATTGATCGCCAGGTTCAGCAGTGCGTTCTCCAGCTGATTACGGTCCACATGGATGCGCCAGGCATTTTCCGGCAACAGGATTTCAACGTGAATGGTTTCGCCCAGGGCCCTTTGCATCAACTCGCCAAGGCCCTCATAAATCCGCAACAGGCTGTAGACACCCGGGGACAAAGCCTGGCGGCGCGCAAACGACAGCAGTTGCGATGACAGTTTAGCGCCGCGCTCGACCGCCGCAGCCGCCGCACTGACGCGCTTCTGCACGCGTGGGTTGTCCGGCTCCTGACGGGCCAGCAGATAGAGATTCCCGGAGATGACCTGCAACAGGTTGTTGAAGTCGTGGGCAACGCCGCCTGTCAGGCCACCGATGGCTTCGAGCTTCTGCGACTGGCGCAGTTTGTCTTCGACCGCCGAACGCGCACGCACCTCATCGGCCACCCGCTGCTCAAGCGTGCGCGTGAGCTGGAGCAGCGAGTCTTCGGCGATCTTGCGTTCGTTGATGTCGATCAGCACGCCCGGAAAACGCAGCGGCTCACCGCGCTCGTCGAACTCGCACCGGCCGCTGGCCTGCACCCAGATGTAATGACCATCAGCGCGCCGAATCCGGTACTCGGTGTTGTAAGGGCCTCCATGCCGGATCGTGTAGGCAATTGAGTTAGCCACCCGGTCGCGGTCATCCGGATGAATGATCTCGGCTGCGCTGGCAAGCGGCATGCCTTCGATGAGCAGGTCAGCAGGGTAGGCAAAGGCTCGGGCAAAGCGGTCATCGCCCGAGAGCAGATCGGTTTTGATGTCCCAGACAAACGAGCCCACCAGGGAACCTGCGTTGAGCGCCAGTTGCAGCCGTTCGTTGGTGGCCCGAAAGGCCCGCCCGGCTTGCTCGCGCAGACTTTCAGAGACTACGTGCGAAGTGGTCTCGACCACCACCGCCATGACGCCAGCCGGTGCCTCGTCATCGCCCGGAACAGGGCTGTAGTAAAGGTCCATCCAGACCTCTTCGGGCTTGCCTTCGCGCAGCAGGACCAAATTTTTGTTGCGAAACGACAATGTCCCGCCCGCCAGGCACGTCTCCATCACGCCACGGTTGAATTCGGCAACTTCCGGCCAACCCAGTTCAACCGGCGTTCCCAGCAGATACGGGTGGCGGCCACCGGCAAAGACTGAATAAGCGTCGTTGTAGATCATGTAGCCGGGGCGCCCCCACAGCATCACCAGAGGTACTGGTGATGCCAGCAGAAACTGCACCGCCGAGCGCAGGCTGAGTGACCACGCCTCAATCGGTCCCAGGTCGGTGAGCGACCAATTGAACGCACGAATACGCCCGGCCATCTCGCCGCCCCAGCCAGCACACCCGTGGTCATCAGTCAGAAAAGGCATCCGCTCACTCTGTATCGCGACGGCTCCGCACGGAGCCGGTTATGGATTGTTCCGTTCACCGATGTTCGAGCATGGGACATCAGAAAAAATTCAACGTCGTATAGCGCAACTCCAAAGGACGTTGCAATTTCTGACCGCAGGTTGAGCGCCGGAGAATGGCATGACGATCCGCAGCGGTGGTAAATCCCGGTGTTCAATGCCGGTTAAAGAGGGTCACGTTGCGCAGCAAGCGATGAACCGAGCGTCGCTGCCGGCCGCTAACGCCAGGTCCCGGTGTTCAGGCTAGCAGGTGAAAAAGCCTCGAACGTCCATCGCGAACGCAGGGCGGCAGGCCGACGTACAGCGGCGTCCACCTGCAGCTTCCACACACGTTCTGCTCCTTCAAACGCCGCGATTTCAGGGCTGTCCAGGATGACCTCGACCCGCCCGGTCAGGTGCAACAAGTCACCCGATGCAAAATCGACGAACACCAGACCGGCTCTGGGGTTAAGCACGAAATTGCCCAGTGTGTTGAAAAACCGGTTGCCGGCAAAATCCGGAATCGTCAGCACATCGCCATCCACCCGCACGAAACCCTTCAGACCGCCCCGATGGGAAACGTCCACCTGCCGCTGCTCGGGATCGTCCAGAACGTCAGCGTAGCTGGCAACGAAAAAAGTATCTGCCATGCGAATGGTGGCTACCGCCGCGTCGTCCAGCGCGCTGAGGTGTGTAGACATTGGCCGCGCAGGTTGAGACGGGGGCAGCGCTTGATTGAGTTGGCGCTGTTGAATGTACTGCGGGCAATTGCCAAACGCCTGCTCGACCGCGACCGAAAAACCCTGCTGATCGAGTTGGCTGATTCGCCCGTTGACGCGGTTGCGCCTGCGGGTGTGCAACTCGATTCCGAGCAAGCCCAGCGCAGCGCCCGGAGTGAAGCCGTGACTGATCGGATCATCGAGGTCCGGCACGCGGCTCACCGTGAGCAAGCGCGGTTGCGGCGAAGCGATGAAGCCTGCGCGGTCGTCCAGCACACTCGCCCATGGTTGCCCGTGGGCATCGACTGCACCGACCACGATGCAGGGCAATTGCGTATAGAACCGTTGATGCTGCTCGGGAAGATGATCGCGCAGGACCTTGCTACCGACCGCCTCCATTCGCTCGGCGACGCCGGTTTGGCTCTGCAATTGCTTTTCGCCAGCGTGCCACGGCGACGGAGTGGCGGGCGTGACAGGTGTGACGAGGGGCATGGCGGCGTCTCCAATGAGCAACGTCGGGTTGCGCAGGTGAGGTGTCTGCCGAAGGAGCAGGCGTCGGCTCGCTGAACATGCGGTGAGCAGCGAGAGCACGTTCTTGTCAATGAGGTGCATGTTGATCCATCCACGCATTGAGCAGAATCACCAGAACACGCAACCCAGCGTTTCAGATCCTGCAATCGATTCACCCGATCACACGCCACTCAAGCCAGGAAGCCACGCGCCAATACAGCGGTGTGAAAAGCCTTGCGCTGATTGGTGCCAGCCTCAACCCGAAGGCCGCTATGATCGCGACTGCAGTCAATGAGACAGCTGTCCATGACACCACTGCGGTACACAACGATAACCAGTGCCCTGATCGGCTACTTGCTGGTGCTGGGCGTGCTGCCGACCGTGGCCATCTGGCGGTTGCCGGTGACCTGTCGCCGTGTGCTGCCGGGCTTGATCAACAAGGTGCTGGTCGCCATCGGGTGATTGGCGGTGATCGCGGTAGCGGTTGGCGCGTTTTACTCGACGTACGCACCGATTGTTCGTGATGAGGACAAACTTACCCACTTCATCAACCCGACCAATTACGTGTACGCCATCGGCAAGCTGACCAAGCAGCACGTGGCGATCAAGGAGACCCTGAAAGTCCAGACCGTGGGCGCCGACCTCAAATGCCTGCAAGCCAGGCGCGATCAACCGGACCTGAGCCACGATTACCTGTTCCATTCGGTGCTAGGCTTGCTCGACGTCACCACCGTGGAATACCAGCCTGTGCTGGACATCTTTCATAGCTGCAAGACTGGCGGCTGATTACACCAGAGGACAGCACCATGCCCGCTGATCATCGGACGATCTCCCCGACCACGCCGCATTTCTGGCGCGACGCACAATTACCGTTCATTGAGGCGCGCTGTATCGAGGACGGGCGCAAGGTGTGTTACTCGCGCCACTCCCATGATGTGTTTTCAATCGGTGCGATCACCTCCGGAAGCAGCACTTACCTGCACGAGAAAACCTCCCTGACCATCAGCACCGGCACCGTAGTGCTGATGAACCCAGGTGACGTTCACGCTTGTAATCCCATCGAAGATCAGCCTTGGTCCTACATCATGCTGTACATCGACGCGGGTTGGCTGGCGTCCATTCAGCAGGTCTGCAGCGTCGGTGAGGCGCAGGCGTTTCGGCCGATTGCGGCAACGCACACGCATTCGGTGGCGTTGTTTGAAGGGTTGCTCACGTTGCACGCGATGCTGATCGATCCTGCCGTCGATGCCTTGCGCAAGCATGAAGCCACCCTCGCCTATTGCCTGCTGATGCAGCAAACACTGGGCTGTTCGGCACCGCCTGTGCGCAAGGCCAACCAGAAAGTCGAGCGCGCCGCCGCGTACATCGACCAGCACTGTCTTGAGGCGGTTCGACTGGAGGAAATCTGCCGGGCAGCCAACTTGTCCGAAGCCTATCTGATTCGCGCTTTTGAGCAGCGTTACCACATGACGCCCCACGCTTATCTGATCAATCGGCGGATTCAACTGGCCCAGACGCAACTGCGTGAGGGCGACCCGATTACCGACGTTGCCGTACAGACAGGATTTGCCGATCAGGCGCACTTCCAGCGGGTGTTCAAAAAACACCTGGCCGTGACTCCCGGGCAATACAAGCCTTAATCAAGGATCTTCACTCAGACCCACAGCAGTGACACCGCACACACGGCCAGCAGCAGTGCCATGCAGCGGTTGAACAGTCGAATGCGCGCGGGGCTGCCGAGGTACTGGCCCAGAAAAGCGCCGGCATACGCCCAGCAGGCGACCGACAGGTAACAGACGACGAAGTAGATGATCGCAAAGATGCCGATCAGTCGTGCCTCACCGCCGGCCACGAATGCCCCCATACCCGCCACCGCAGCCAGCCACGCTTTGGGGTTGAGCCACTGCATCGCCGCACCGTGCAACAGGGAAGGCTGCCGCGTCGCGCGACCGAGGTTCAGTTGGCCACTGTCAACCGCCAGCTTCCAGGCCAGATAGAGCAAAAATGCCATCCCCGCCCATCGAATCAGATCCGTCAAAATCGGCCACTGCCGGAGGATCTCGTGCAGTCCAAAACCGGTGAACAGCAACAGCACGACAAAGCCAACCGTTGCACCCAGCACGTGCCGCAAGCTTGAGCGAAGGCCGTACTGCGCGCCCGAACTGAGCGCGACGACGTTCACCGGACCAGGCGAAATAGACGCCGCCAGCGCAAACAGCGCCATGGAAACCCAAACACTCGTCACATCGTTTCTCCGCCACTGAATGTCCAGTGACGGTAATCAATGCGCCGGCAACAGTATTGAAAGAAACCACCCAATCACCAGAAATCAGTCGTGGGCCTGGGACAGCGGGCGTGCTACCTCTTCAAGGGATTTGCGCTCCGACGCGACGCCCCAGATGGCCTGCACCGACGCCGCAATCAACATCAGCGCGCAACCGATCAAATAGCCAATAAAGACGTTGCCGCGATCATGACTGTCGATCAACTCACCGAACAGCATCGGGCCGATAATGCCGCCCAGCCCGGTCCCGAAGGCGTAAAACACCGCAATGGCCAGGGCGCGAATTTCCAGCGGGAAGGTTTCCGCTACGGTCAGATAGGCCGAACTCGCCGCCGCCGAGGCAAAGAAGAAAATCACCATCCAGGCAATCGCTTGCTGGGTGACGCTGAGCAGCTCCTGCTGAAACAGGTAACCGCTGATGGCCAGCAATACCCCCGAAATGGCGTACGTCAGGCTGATCATCACGCGTCGGCCAACCACGTCGAACAGCCGGCCCAGCAGCAGCGGACCGCAGAAATTACCCAGCGCGAGAGGCAATACGTACCAGCCGATGTGCGCAGAAGGCACGCCGTAAAACTCGGTCAGTACCAGCGCGTAGGTGAAGAAAATCGCGTTGTAGAAAAACGCCTGAGCGGTGAGCAGCGTCATGCCCACCCATGCGCGCTGGCGATAGGCAACGAACAGCGTCTGAAAGATTTCCCCAAGCGGCGTGTGATCCCGTGCATGCAGGCGCAACGGTGTACCGGTGGGTTCAGGCAGCGTGTGGCCGTGTTGGCGAAAGCCTTTTTCGATGTCCTCAACGATCTGCCGGGCTTCGTCGGCCTGGCCATGAATCAACAACCAGCGCGGGCTTTCCGGCAGCCAGAGGCGCATCACCAGAATCAACAGCCCCAGCACCGCGCCAATGCCAAAACATAGCCGCCAGCCTAGATCGCCCCCGATCCAGCCGGGGTCCAGCAGCACAATGGAGCCAACCGCACCGACAGCCGCGCCGATCCAGAAGGTACCGTTTATGGTTAAATCGACCCAGCCGCGAAAGCGCGCCGGGGTGAACTCCTGAATCGTCGAGTTGATCGCGGTGTATTCACCACCAATGCCCATCCCGGTCAGAAACCGGAACAGCATGAAGCTCCACAGGCTGAATGAAAACGCCGTCGCCGCCGTCGCGCTCACGTAGAGAATCAAGGTGATAAAGAACAATTTGCGGCGACCAAGTCGGTCCGTCAG
The DNA window shown above is from Pseudomonas sp. BSw22131 and carries:
- a CDS encoding hybrid sensor histidine kinase/response regulator — protein: MPFLTDDHGCAGWGGEMAGRIRAFNWSLTDLGPIEAWSLSLRSAVQFLLASPVPLVMLWGRPGYMIYNDAYSVFAGGRHPYLLGTPVELGWPEVAEFNRGVMETCLAGGTLSFRNKNLVLLREGKPEEVWMDLYYSPVPGDDEAPAGVMAVVVETTSHVVSESLREQAGRAFRATNERLQLALNAGSLVGSFVWDIKTDLLSGDDRFARAFAYPADLLIEGMPLASAAEIIHPDDRDRVANSIAYTIRHGGPYNTEYRIRRADGHYIWVQASGRCEFDERGEPLRFPGVLIDINERKIAEDSLLQLTRTLEQRVADEVRARSAVEDKLRQSQKLEAIGGLTGGVAHDFNNLLQVISGNLYLLARQEPDNPRVQKRVSAAAAAVERGAKLSSQLLSFARRQALSPGVYSLLRIYEGLGELMQRALGETIHVEILLPENAWRIHVDRNQLENALLNLAINARDAMKGEGHITVSAQNVVLDQEACAGKELSPGEYVLLVVADTGGGMSPETAARAFEPFFTTKPDGHGTGLGLSMVFGFVKQSGGHTEIISTVDSGTRVRMYFPRSLEPEMQDTPNQMVGIAGGHETILVVEDDADVRATSVELLQQAGYNTLMAADGDDAIAILRSGVMIDLIFTDVVMPGQVKSADLAIWARQQSPQIPVLFTSGHTRDVLARTHELGSTTFLLSKPYSPDELTTMILAALKV
- a CDS encoding AraC family transcriptional regulator, which gives rise to MPADHRTISPTTPHFWRDAQLPFIEARCIEDGRKVCYSRHSHDVFSIGAITSGSSTYLHEKTSLTISTGTVVLMNPGDVHACNPIEDQPWSYIMLYIDAGWLASIQQVCSVGEAQAFRPIAATHTHSVALFEGLLTLHAMLIDPAVDALRKHEATLAYCLLMQQTLGCSAPPVRKANQKVERAAAYIDQHCLEAVRLEEICRAANLSEAYLIRAFEQRYHMTPHAYLINRRIQLAQTQLREGDPITDVAVQTGFADQAHFQRVFKKHLAVTPGQYKP
- a CDS encoding LysE family translocator, with the protein product MALFALAASISPGPVNVVALSSGAQYGLRSSLRHVLGATVGFVVLLLFTGFGLHEILRQWPILTDLIRWAGMAFLLYLAWKLAVDSGQLNLGRATRQPSLLHGAAMQWLNPKAWLAAVAGMGAFVAGGEARLIGIFAIIYFVVCYLSVACWAYAGAFLGQYLGSPARIRLFNRCMALLLAVCAVSLLWV
- a CDS encoding MFS transporter, with amino-acid sequence MATTRISQHTDHAVDQKGQVFETDLPARLDRLPWGRFHTLLVIALGITWLLDGLEVTLAGSVSGALKDSPVLHLTNSDIGLAGGAYISGAVLGALLFGWLTDRLGRRKLFFITLILYVSATAATAFSFSLWSFMLFRFLTGMGIGGEYTAINSTIQEFTPARFRGWVDLTINGTFWIGAAVGAVGSIVLLDPGWIGGDLGWRLCFGIGAVLGLLILVMRLWLPESPRWLLIHGQADEARQIVEDIEKGFRQHGHTLPEPTGTPLRLHARDHTPLGEIFQTLFVAYRQRAWVGMTLLTAQAFFYNAIFFTYALVLTEFYGVPSAHIGWYVLPLALGNFCGPLLLGRLFDVVGRRVMISLTYAISGVLLAISGYLFQQELLSVTQQAIAWMVIFFFASAAASSAYLTVAETFPLEIRALAIAVFYAFGTGLGGIIGPMLFGELIDSHDRGNVFIGYLIGCALMLIAASVQAIWGVASERKSLEEVARPLSQAHD